A single genomic interval of Flavihumibacter rivuli harbors:
- a CDS encoding cupin domain-containing protein, translated as MQNIKDMTPREVVPGFFGRFMHGDKSSLTYWEIRKGSSLPEHHHVHEQITFILSGELQMTIGGVTTVFSAGSTQVIPSNVPHSAIALTDCIVIDSFSPVREEYKFQ; from the coding sequence ATGCAAAATATAAAAGACATGACACCAAGGGAAGTGGTACCCGGCTTTTTCGGGCGCTTCATGCATGGTGACAAAAGCAGCCTAACGTATTGGGAGATCAGGAAAGGCAGTTCCCTGCCTGAGCACCACCATGTACATGAACAGATCACTTTCATCCTATCAGGTGAGCTCCAGATGACTATTGGTGGCGTCACCACGGTTTTCAGCGCAGGATCTACACAGGTGATCCCCTCTAATGTCCCCCATAGCGCAATTGCATTGACCGATTGTATTGTGATCGACAGCTTCTCACCAGTAAGGGAAGAGTATAAATTTCAATAA
- a CDS encoding efflux RND transporter periplasmic adaptor subunit, translating to MKSLYSALLIVVFLAACAGKKEEAPTETKPAAVTEKVTLTKEQVTNAGILVGAAVDTTVSRELIVNGTVDVPPQNIVSVSFPLGGYLKSTKLLPGMRVSRGEVIGMIEDQGLVQLQQDYLVTRSKLQYLKQEYDRQKTLSENKVNAEKIFQQVQADYQSQQVMLKGYEEKLLLIGVSPASLNEQNISRSVALRSPINGYVSKVNVNIGKYVNPTDVLFELINPDDIHAALTVFEKDISKIRKGQRVDISFVDDPSTTYKGEVLIFSHNLDDDRSGIVHCHFETRPRNLMPGMFLTAKIKLDNSPALTVPDEAVVRYEGKHYVFESLGNNEFHLIEVKTDTVSSGILAISSQEHDLQRKKLVVKNAYSVLGKMKNTTEEE from the coding sequence ATGAAAAGTTTGTATAGTGCATTGTTGATAGTAGTCTTTTTAGCGGCCTGCGCCGGTAAAAAGGAAGAGGCGCCCACCGAGACCAAACCGGCAGCGGTTACTGAAAAGGTTACGCTCACCAAAGAGCAGGTTACCAATGCCGGTATCCTTGTTGGTGCTGCCGTTGATACCACGGTGAGCCGGGAATTGATCGTTAATGGAACGGTGGATGTGCCGCCACAGAACATTGTGTCGGTAAGCTTCCCATTGGGTGGTTACCTTAAATCCACCAAACTGCTTCCGGGGATGCGGGTGAGCAGGGGAGAGGTGATCGGTATGATTGAAGACCAGGGCCTGGTGCAATTGCAACAGGATTACCTGGTGACAAGGTCAAAATTGCAATACCTGAAACAGGAATATGACAGGCAAAAGACCCTTAGCGAAAACAAGGTGAATGCGGAAAAGATCTTCCAGCAGGTGCAGGCCGATTACCAGTCGCAGCAGGTAATGCTGAAAGGGTATGAGGAGAAACTGTTGCTGATCGGTGTTTCCCCTGCCTCCCTGAATGAACAGAATATTTCAAGGTCTGTAGCCCTTCGGTCACCAATCAATGGTTATGTGTCTAAGGTGAACGTGAATATTGGTAAGTATGTGAATCCAACCGATGTGTTATTTGAACTGATCAATCCGGATGATATCCATGCCGCCCTGACCGTATTTGAGAAGGATATCAGCAAGATCAGGAAAGGCCAGCGGGTGGATATCAGTTTTGTGGATGACCCTTCCACCACCTATAAGGGTGAAGTACTGATCTTCTCCCATAACCTGGATGATGACCGCAGCGGCATTGTGCATTGCCATTTTGAAACCCGGCCAAGGAACCTCATGCCGGGTATGTTCCTGACGGCAAAAATAAAGTTGGATAATTCACCGGCACTGACCGTTCCTGATGAAGCGGTGGTGCGATATGAAGGCAAGCACTATGTGTTTGAATCCCTTGGTAATAATGAATTTCACCTGATCGAGGTGAAGACAGATACCGTGTCATCCGGAATTCTCGCTATTTCGAGTCAGGAACACGACCTGCAACGCAAGAAGCTGGTAGTAAAGAATGCCTATTCCGTATTGGGTAAAATGAAGAATACCACTGAAGAGGAATGA